A genome region from Sphaeramia orbicularis chromosome 19, fSphaOr1.1, whole genome shotgun sequence includes the following:
- the LOC115410001 gene encoding ras-associating and dilute domain-containing protein-like isoform X3, whose protein sequence is MATSLRSSLSIQTKKASLTSTDALIVEDPSELSNQITAPGILKIFGSEICEGAHYKSVLATTHSSAKELVKEALERYGLRKEEAESYVLCDAIGSIGEHQWKTEGFRVVGDNEKPLLLQSLWKPREGLARRFEIQRRSLVEEKTAKEKDTITAGINAQARKLQKSRSRVTSTLIERTTTRSQKLWRSKSEMDLLDSDTENNPDTNHDKNQEHENESLEHISVLPKTSPEQNHIQSQRVVVPSEGDVGSQAKTETLCQMKARTEREGAELEREETEREETESSDDNTTQYSIHPPHDCPYLLLLQGCSLTQDFIIYLLASPSTVIGRQGDHENEPKADISLFASDIKPRHCYFRRHQVGSPTALCPCQDAVVTRNGEVLTKEVQLNPGDVIGLGQYYLFLFKDPAALTHKNVNKDDPEPSLSAAPWLLGQTTSSPTTSNPEEMILCNTCISTCTEPQSPSSKQSLYRDPPLLKSAQGHSLTLNYETEHEDQIIKEIVALGSSSASDRPPLTVAFLLCMCVQYSSTCLHAPDQRKLLLLIASGVQSTIWEITKDLAAVQPETHSSDSEDFLQHLSVEEVISGLRPLVVWMSNSLELLHFIQYQLPLILEWRTQMEHGQEDREERDDNREDENFALLELRLSRVRSATEETIAVLEEVIMLSFQQCVYYITKALYPTLPGLLDCNLFRENPELELSGGIKQMVEVLTETWRLLLDSQLHPEISSQLIAYLFYFINASLFNLLMDRGSEPGFYQWSRGVQMRANLDLLLDWAHATGLGELALEHTQTLSSAINLLATPRKNLLQASWVSLRSKYPALRPAQLNHLLSLYSPVSPCRHTWTPSVQDHVAAHKTAEILESFDTHHPLVLPDMGYQLQLRQALTDFALREQLDKLKEFISTLSDSPSSEVTAAGDHQDSPIPVENGVDILPKSNLKILDTLPAEIALSQVNDQNHISPSTTSPVLPPSPPSPSCPLPPYHLEDFNSSGALLLSQKLRNLELQSRDTESDDTRKVALDPYCLLTPPNTLHIIDHADLVKAEQDKWLKADSETFPWSSDGNVHDEGGLVFECLAALKVDRSKPDCYTMKTLVELKEEEEEQEDESDNYYEDGNDEVFSLELERGERGIGLALVDTRDTLLKVKGLFIRAVVPDSPAARCQKLVPGDRILAVNGISLLGLDYEGGKELIQSSGDRLQLLVARSDWMSKALRSEC, encoded by the exons GTATGGCCTGCGTAAAGAGGAAGCAGAGTCCTACGTGCTCTGCGACGCCATTGGCTCCATCGGCGAGCACCAGTGGAAGACGGAGGGCTTCCGGGTCGTCGGAGACAACGAGAAGCCCCTCCTCCTGCAGTCCCTATGGAAACCAAGAGAAGGCCTGGCGCGACGGTTTGAAATCCAGAGAAGGAGCTTGGTGGAGGAGAAGACTGCCAAAGAAAAAGACACCATCACTGCCG GTATCAATGCCCAGGCTCGTAAGCTGCAGAAGAGCCGCTCCAGAGTGACCTCCACCCTCATCGAGAGGACGACGACACGAAGCCAAAAACTGTGGCGGAGCAAAAGTGAGATGGACCTCTTAGATTCTGACACAGAAAACAACCCGGACACAAACCACGATAAAAATCAGGAACATGAAAATGAAAGCCTGGAGCATATTTCAGTGCTCCCAAAAACAAGCCCAGAACAGAATCACATTCAGTCTCAAAGAGTCGTAGTTCCCTCAGAGGGGGACGTCGGGTCCCAGGCCAAAACAGAGACCCTCTGTCAGATGAAGGCAAGAACCGAGAGGGAAGGAGCGGAGTTGGAGAGGGAGGAGACGGAGAGGGAGGAGACGGAGAGCAGCGACGATAACACCACACAGTACTCCATTCATCCTCCTCATGACTGTCCATACCTGCTGCTGCTACAGGGCTGCAGCCTCACACAG GACTTTATCATCTACCTTCTCGCGAGCCCCAGCACTGTCATTGGTCGTCAAGGTGACCATGAAAATGAACCAAAGGCTGACATCTCCCTCTTTGCCTCCGATATCAAGCCAAGACACTGCTATTTCCGTCGCCACCAAGTGGGCAGCCCCACGGCGCTGTGCCCCTGTCAGGACGCTGTGGTCACAAGGAACGGTGAGGTTCTGACCAAAGAAGTGCAGCTGAACCCTGGGGATGTCATTGGCTTGGGACAGTACTACCTGTTTCTGTTTAAAGACCCTGCAGCTTTGACCCATAAG AATGTAAACAAAGATGATCCTGAGCCTAGCCTATCTGCTGCTCCCTGGTTGTTGGGTCAGACCACTTCTTCTCCTACGACAAGTAACCCTGAGGAAATGATCCTCTGCAACACCTGCATCTCTACTTGCACTGAGCCGCAGAGCCCGAGCAGCAAACAGTCCCTTTACAGAGATCCTCCCCTGTTAAAATCAGCCCAAGGCCACAGTTTGACTCTTAATTATGAGACAGAGCACGAGGATCAAATTATCAAGGAGATAGTCGCTTTGGGAAGTAGCAGCGCCAGTGACAGACCACCGCTGACAGTTGCATTTTTGCTGTGCATGTGTGTTCAGTATTCATCCACATGTCTTCATGCACCAGACCAGCGTAAGCTTCTACTGCTCATTGCCAGTGGAGTTCAAAGTACCATATGG GAGATCACAAAGGACTTAGCTGCAGTTCAGCCTGAAAC TCACAGTTCAGACTCAGAGGACTTCCTGCAGCATCTCAGCGTGGAGGAGGTGATCTCAGgtttgcgccccctggtggtgtgGATGTCCAACAGTCTGGAGCTGCTACACTTCATACAGTACCAGCTACCTCTTATTCTGGAGTGGAGAACCCAAATGGAGCATGGACAAGAGGATAGGGAAGAGAGAGATGACAACAGGGAGGATGAGAACTTTG CCCTGTTAGAACTTCGACTGTCCCGCGTTCGTTCAGCCACAGAGGAGACAATAGCTGTTCTGGAAGAGGTCATCATGCTTTCCTTTCAGCAGTGTGTGTACTACATTACTAAG GCCCTGTACCCTACCCTGCCGGGTCTTCTGGACTGCAATCTGTTCAGGGAGAATCCAGAACTGGAGCTTTCCGGTGGTATCAAACAGATGGTGGAGGTCCTGACTGAGACCTGGAGGCTACTCTTGGACAGTCAGCTTCATCCAGAGATTTCCTCCCAGCTCATCGCCTaccttttctatttcatcaacgcATCGCTCTTCAACTTGCTTATGGACAGAG GCTCAGAACCAGGTTTCTACCAGTGGTCCAGAGGAGTCCAAATGCGTGCCAACCTGGACTTGCTCCTGGACTGGGCCCATGCAACTGGACTGGGAGAACTGGCTTTGGAGCACACACAGACGCTCTCATCAGCTATAAATCTGCTGGCTACACCAAGAAAGAATTTACTACAG GCGTCTTGGGTGTCCTTGCGGTCTAAATACCCTGCCCTGCGTCCAGCTCAGCTGAACCACCTGCTGAGTCTTTACAGCCCAGTGTCTCCCTGCAGACACACCTGGACTCCATCTGTACAGGACCATGTAGCAGCACACAAAACTG CTGAAATTCTGGAGAGTTTTGATACCCACCATCCTCTAGTGCTGCCAGACATGGGTTACCAGCTCCAACTGAGACAGGCATTAACAGATTTTGCCTTGAGGGAACAACTGGACAAGCTCAAAGAGTTTATTTCCACACTCTCTGACTCACCATCCAGTGAAGTCACAGCCGCTGGGGATCACCAG GATAGTCCCATTCCTGTTGAGAATGGTGTTGATATTCTTCCAAAATCCAACTTAAAAATCTTGGACACATTACCAGCTGAGATTGCCCTCTCTCAGGTGAATGACCAGAACCACATATCTCCCTCCACCACCTCTCCTGTCTTACCTCCATCACCTCCATCTCCATCCTGTCCTCTTCCTCCATACCATTTGGAGGACTTCAACTCCAGCGGTGCACTCCTTTTGTCCCAGAAGCTTCGTAATCTGGAGCTTCAGAGTAGAGACACTGAAAGCGATGACACAAGGAAGGTGGCACTGGACCCCTACTGTTTACTCACCCCACCCAACACCCTTCATATTATAGATCATGCTGATTTAGTCAAGGCAGAACAGGATAAATGGTTGAAAGCTGACAGTGAGACATTTCCCTGGTCGTCTGATGGAAATGTACATGATGAAG gTGGATTAGTGTTTGAATGTTTAGCTGCACTGAAAGTAGaccggtccaaaccagactgctATACTATGAAAACCCTTGTGGAActtaaagaggaagaggaggagcaggaggatgaAAGCGATAATTATTATGAAGATGGTAACGATGAAGTTTTCAGCTTGGAACTGGAACGAGGTGAAAGAGGAATTGGACTTGCACTAGTTGACACACGG GATACTTTGTTGAAGGTGAAGGGCTTATTCATCCGTGCGGTGGTCCCAGACTCCCCTGCAGCCCGGTGTCAGAAGCTGGTACCTGGGGACCGGATCCTGGCTGTAAATGGGATCAGTCTGCTTGGACTGGACTACGAGGG TGGAAAGGAGCTGATCCAGTCGTCAGGTGACAGACTGCAGTTACTGGTGGCCAGGTCTGACTGGATGTCCAAGGCCTTACGGTCTGAGTGCTGA